In a single window of the Anopheles coustani unplaced genomic scaffold, idAnoCousDA_361_x.2 U_13, whole genome shotgun sequence genome:
- the LOC131271132 gene encoding uncharacterized protein LOC131271132 yields MFRPVAPRTEELVGTGQEQHPPATERPPSRRSVQPATSDPLASSTIMRPATERPTSRGSSVSEVDELVRRARYAKRELAAVMKELGDIVIDSASSIADELDDEYRAMDVECEDARARSAPGEHGGILEKVRHHEQIRHRGLSAAAAHSNVALEAEFKRIDEQCEQRMLEEKLRVIEECEKRRQEEKRRLLHASLRQPTRVTARQPEPAVNGSHSESFELLNQSQLSARKCTSRELPTFSGDPQEWSVFIANYKHSTAICGYTNEENLLRLQQCLKGKARDAVESCLYHPSSVPEAIDILTECYGRPELIVESLMTKIRRMPPPKDDRFDTLVDYGVAVRNLCAAMKSCGLQEYLSGGSLLNELVEKLPPTVRLNWFYQRNINGGATLLAFNDWMKELVSAACQGVKPISRDLQREGGGRSGHPRKYANVNVHVSGQSAEPVTVNHGEPCSACSGKCSSLAECGKFLGMDVNSRWRHIKTHAVCRTCLKKHPRYCRVDVLCGVNGCNRRHNKLLHDEDFVRERQSGRAAEKTMSCNLHVGPYDGVLLKYIPVTLHGKGRTINTLALLDDSSTATFMDHSLVEELGLVGQPRPLCISWTGNQGRREEQSVEVSLKISGVESSAIFDLHSVHTVASLSLRKQSVAPSVISEEYEYLKGLPLRGYTAKAPRILIGVDNIFVGQALRTVEREPNEPAASKTRLGWVLYGPYKQSGSKEVKMASVNAHICPCNKERDDRINMALKDYFTLESLGIYRPTTSLRSRDEERALMLLGTSVHLKDNRYEAGLLWKYEDVKLPDSRAMALKRHECLERKLRRDPDLAKAMHNKIVEYEQKGYVRKLTPEEQVTRTPNDWYLPIFPVTNPNKPGKIRVVFDAAAKANGVSLNSMLLTGPDQLVSLLMVLFKFREYKVAVTGDIREMFFQVDMNPRDQRSQMFLWNDGKLGSDPQHYVLQVMTFGAACSPSTAHYVKNVNAERFEATLPKAVECIKYEHYVDDMLASVETEQEAINLARDVQYIHSQGGFEIRNWLSNSTMVKILLNGNENNGVDIPVESEMTTEKVLGMWWNTATDVFTFKISPRYDPRVLLGERAPTKRIVLKTLMAIYDPLGLIGNFLMYLKILLQELWRAKSPWDDEVIGHLAVKWQIWVTALPNVQRVSVPRCYRSKTTANAERVELHMFCDASENGASAVAYLRFEENGVIECALVGSKTKVAPITFVSIPRLELQAAVIGARLAETIQLSHRIAITHRFLWTDSRTVMSWLLSDHRRYSQFVAVRVSELLDTTNPEEWNWLSTRLNVADEGTKWQKPPDLSPSSRWFRGPDFLWEPKDQWPIVEQKPGETSEEIRHSLLHHTVTTPNIEFTRFSKWQRLLRAVAYVYRFLGNCRKGIAKEHKQLDSLTHEELERAENAIYRDVQRSEYADEIHVLSSKECVKHPWKRPLQKSSPLYKLSPMLDVNGVLRIKGRIEKCVWVGEDTKRPIILPRRHYVTELLIHSYHSKYKHANHQTVVNEVRLKYHIPQLKATYNQ; encoded by the coding sequence ATGTTCCGTCCAGTGGCCCCGCGCACCGAGGAGCTCGTTGGTACAGGGCAGGAGCAGCATCCGCCCGCCACCGAGAGGCCACCAAGCAGGAGAAGTGTGCAGCCGGCCACTTCGGACCCGTTGGCCAGCTCAACGATCATGCGGCCCGCCACGGAAAGGCCAACGTCAAGAGGGTCATCCGTGAGCGAAGTGGACGAGTTAGTGCGGAGAGCTCGGTACGCCAAGCGTGAGCTAGCAGCCGTGATGAAGGAGCTTGGCGACATCGTCATTGACTCAGCGTCGTCTATCGCAGATGAGCTCGACGACGAATACAGAGCGATGGACGTTGAATGTGAAGATGCGCGCGCGCGAAGCGCGCCAGGCGAGCATGGCGGCATACTAGAGAAAGTGCGCCATCACGAACAGATCCGCCATCGCGGTTTAAGTGCTGCAGCCGCACACTCCAATGTAGCGCTGGAAGCGGAATTCAAACGGATCGACGAGCAGTGTGAGCAACGAATGCTCGAAGAAAAATTGCGCGTCATAGAGGAGTGCGAAAAGCGTCGGCAGGAGGAAAAACGACGCCTACTTCACGCCTCACTCCGGCAGCCTACGCGCGTCACTGCGAGGCAGCCGGAACCAGCAGTAAACGGAAGCCACTCCGAAAGCTTCGAGCTGCTGAACCAAAGCCAACTTTCGGCAAGAAAGTGCACGAGCCGAGAGTTGCCAACGTTCTCCGGGGACCCGCAGGAGTGGTCGGTGTTTATTGCCAATTATAAACACTCTACGGCCATCTGCGGGTACACCAACGAGGAGAACTTACTTCGACTTCAGCAGTGCCTTAAGGGGAAGGCACGGGACGCCGTGGAAAGTTGCTTATACCATCCGTCAAGCGTACCGGAGGCAATCGACATCCTGACAGAGTGCTATGGCCGCCCGGAGCTCATTGTGGAGTCGTTGATGACCAAAATTCGACGGATGCCACCACCAAAGGACGACCGATTTGACACCCTGGTCGATTACGGTGTCGCGGTCAGGAACCTGTGTGCGGCGATGAAGAGCTGCGGTCTACAGGAGTATCTCAGCGGAGGATCGCTGTTGAACGAGCTGGTGGAGAAGCTGCCACCGACGGTGAGGCTGAACTGGTTTTACCAACGGAACATCAACGGGGGGGCAACACTGTTGGCCTTCAACGATTGGATGAAGGAGCTAGTCAGCGCAGCTTGCCAGGGTGTTAAGCCAATCTCCCGGGACTTACAACGCGAAGGTGGTGGTCGCTCAGGCCACCCGCGTAAGTACGCTAACGTAAACGTCCATGTCTCAGGTCAGTCTGCAGAGCCCGTCACCGTAAATCATGGGGAACCCTGTTCCGCGTGTTCAGGGAAGTGTTCCAGTCTGGCAGAGTGCGGCAAATTTCTCGGCATGGACGTCAATTCGAGATGGCGGCACATCAAGACCCACGCCGTGTGCAGAACCTGCCTGAAGAAACATCCGCGTTACTGTCGTGTGGATGTGTTGTGCGGTGTGAACGGGTGTAACCGACGGCACAACAAGCTGCTCCACGACGAGGATTTTGTACGAGAACGCCAGTCGGGCAGAGCCGCCGAGAAAACGATGAGCTGCAACCTCCACGTTGGTCCGTATGATGGTGTGCTCCTCAAATACATCCCCGTGACGCTGCACGGAAAGGGTAGAACCATCAATACGCTCGCACTGTTGGATGACAGTTCGACGGCGACCTTTATGGACCACTCGTTGGTGGAAGAGCTGGGTCTTGTCGGACAACCCCGTCCGCTCTGTATCTCCTGGACGGGAAACCAAGGACGTCGAGAGGAGCAATCGGTTGAAGTGTCACTAAAAATCTCCGGAGTTGAAAGTTCGGCAATTTTCGACCTTCACTCAGTACACACCGTTGCCAGCTTAAGTCTGAGGAAGCAGTCGGTTGCGCCCTCGGTCATAAGCGAGGAGTACGAGTACCTCAAGGGACTTCCGCTGCGTGGGTACACCGCCAAGGCTCCACGAATCCTTATCGGGGTCGACAACATTTTCGTTGGACAGGCGCTGAGAACCGTGGAACGAGAGCCGAACGAACCAGCCGCTTCAAAAACTCGTCTCGGTTGGGTGTTGTATGGGCCATACAAACAGTCCGGCTCTAAAGAGGTAAAGATGGCATCGGTAAATGCCCACATCTGTCCGTGTAACAAAGAAAGAGATGATAGAATAAACATGGCATTGAAAGACTACTTCACGCTAGAGTCACTTGGAATATACCGACCGACTACAAGTTTACGTTCGCGGGATGAGGAACGCGCGCTGATGTTGCTTGGAACCAGCGTTCACTTAAAGGATAATCGCTATGAGGCTGGTCTGCTGTGGAAGTACGAGGATGTTAAGTTGCCTGATAGCCGAGCAATGGCCCTAAAGCGACACGAGTGTCTCGAAAGAAAATTGCGAAGAGATCCCGACCTGGCTAAAGCAATGCACAACAAGATCGTGGAGTACGAGCAGAAAGGGTACGTCAGAAAGCTCACTCCCGAGGAGCAGGTTACTCGAACGCCAAACGACTGGTACCTGCCGATCTTCCCGGTGACCAATCCGAATAAGCCTGGGAAGATTCGAGTAGTGTTCGATGCGGCGGCAAAGGCGAACGGAGTAAGCCTAAACTCCATGCTACTCACCGGCCCGGACCAATTGGTGAGTCTACTCATGGTCCTGTTTAAGTTCAGAGAGTACAAGGTGGCAGTGACGGGAGATATCCGCGAGATGTTCTTCCAGGTAGACATGAACCCTCGCGACCAGCGCAGCCAAATGTTCTTATGGAACGACGGGAAACTCGGTAGCGACCCACAGCATTACGTACTACAAGTGATGACATTCGGTGCCGCGTGTTCACCCAGCACCGCGCACTACGTCAAGAACGTAAATGCGGAAAGGTTCGAGGCTACACTACCCAAAGCTGTGGAGTGTATAAAGTACGAGCATTACGTGGACGACATGCTCGCGAGCGTAGAAACAGAGCAAGAAGCCATAAATCTAGCCCGTGACGTCCAGTATATACACTCCCAAGGCGGGTTTGAGATACGGAATTGGCTGTCCAATTCCACCATggtgaaaatattattgaatGGCAACGAGAACAACGGAGTGGACATTCCTGTCGAGAGCGAAATGACGACGGAAAAGGTCCTTGGAATGTGGTGGAACACAGCGACGGACGTGTTTACGTTTAAAATATCCCCGAGGTACGATCCACGAGTGTTGCTTGGTGAGCGAGCACCTACGAAGAGGATAGTACTAAAAACGCTTATGGCAATTTATGATCCCTTGGGGCTAATAGGAAACTTCCTCATGTATCTGAAGATACTTCTACAGGAGCTTTGGCGCGCTAAGAGCCCATGGGATGACGAGGTTATCGGACACCTCGCCGTTAAGTGGCAAATCTGGGTAACCGCGTTGCCCAATGTTCAAAGAGTCAGCGTCCCAAGGTGTTATCGGAGTAAGACGACGGCCAACGCAGAAAGAGTAGAGCTCCACATGTTCTGCGACGCCAGTGAAAATGGGGCATCAGCCGTCGCCTACCTACGATTCGAGGAAAACGGTGTGATCGAGTGCGCCCTAGTAGGCTCAAAGACGAAGGTGGCCCCTATTACGTTCGTTTCCATCCCACGACTCGAACTTCAGGCCGCAGTCATAGGTGCCCGCTTAGCAGAGACGATACAGTTATCCCACCGAATTGCTATAACTCACCGATTCCTCTGGACGGATTCGCGCACCGTTATGAGTTGGTTGCTATCCGACCATCGCCGATACAGCCAGTTCGTGGCAGTTAGGGTCAGTGAGCTACTAGATACTACAAACCCGGAAGAGTGGAACTGGCTATCTACACGGCTCAACGTAGCGGACGAAGGAACAAAATGGCAAAAGCCACCAGACCTCAGCCCCTCGAGTAGGTGGTTCCGTGGGCCTGATTTCCTATGGGAACCAAAGGATCAGTGGCCCATAGTCGAACAAAAACCCGGAGAGACAAGCGAGGAGATTCGACATAGCCTGCTACATCACACGGTCACGACGCCAAATATCGAGTTCACCAGATTCTCAAAGTGGCAACGGCTACTAAGGGCGGTAGCTTATGTATACCGCTTTTTGGGAAATTGCAGGAAGGGCATAGCCAAAGAGCATAAGCAACTTGATAGCCTGACGCATGAAGAGCTGGAGCGTGCAGAAAACGCAATTTATCGAGATGTACAAAGATCTGAGTATGCCGACGAGATACATGTACTCAGCAGTAAAGAATGTGTGAAGCACCCTTGGAAGCGACCACTGCAGAAATCGAGCCCGCTGTATAAGCTAAGCCCGATGCTGGATGTGAATGGAGTGCTACGCATCAAAGGCAGGATCGAGAAATGTGTATGGGTCGGCGAGGATACCAAGCGCCCCATAATTCTCCCCCGACGGCACTACGTCACTGAACTGCTGATTCacagttaccacagcaagtaCAAGCACGCCAATCACCAAACAGTCGTCAATGAGGTCCGCCTTAAGTATCACATCCCGCAGCTCAAGGCCACGTACAACCAG